From the Excalfactoria chinensis isolate bCotChi1 chromosome 1, bCotChi1.hap2, whole genome shotgun sequence genome, one window contains:
- the IL18R1 gene encoding interleukin-18 receptor 1, producing MTLMFFLLIFITETATEKLCPLRASIDVLEGEYFFLCFPESKQQHSWKEEYTINWYKESAGRQKQIKETRRIVSQMNFLEFWPAELGDSGNYFVTQSNGKRNFTIQKWTLNVLERNKSSCFNQNHLTTEIQNAGTGHSLKCSDLSVNENDSITWYKDCKNYENESGRELDFKTLSVQHSGIYTCKISISHQGKIYHSTNTIRLIVEEDAPETVTLGIVGRDEEIQTEIGKEETLNCTGFFGYYIQEDANLYWCFNDTFPKKCSGIPEADPPICEEDLINSRLGNTFYITRLLRIKKVREEDFHHNFTCRLQADDITDEKVVKLKKGNTRDLPMHVFTTGMILSVLFPCVALAVVAVCVMFRVDLVLFYRNISQRDDTAGDGKEYDAFVSYLKDCVSTSNEEREFALKTLPMILEENFGYKLCIFERDVSPGGAVVDDIHSFIDKSRRLIIILSQNYISDRAIYELESGLHKALVERKTKIILIEYMPISDYNFLPESLSLLPSKRVVQWKKDKSLPVNSRFWKTLRYLMPAKPTRSNTKEHCMNLDLGSEGTQPWTGGCDFNTVI from the exons ATGACTctcatgttttttttgttaatttttatcACCGAAACAGCCACAG AGAAGCTGTGTCCTCTTCGTGCCTCCATTGATGTACTAGAAGGGGagtactttttcctttgtttccctgagtcaaaacaacaacattctTGGAAAGAAGAATACACAATAAACTGGTACAAAGAAAGTGCTGGAAggcaaaagcaaataaaggaaACACGCAGAATTGTATCCCAAATGAATTTTCTGGAGTTTTGGCCAGCTGAACTTGGTGACTCTGGTAATTATTTTGTCACTCAAAG CAATGGGAAACGAAATTTCACAATTCAGAAGTGGACCTTGAATGtacttgaaagaaataaaagcagctgtttCAATCAAAATCATTTAACAACTGAAATTCAAAATGCTGGAACTGGTCATTCATTGAAATGCAGTGATCTGTCTGTCAATGAAAATGACAGCATAACATGGTATAAG GACTGTAAGAACTATGAAAATGAAAGCGGACGGGAACTGGACTTTAAAACCTTATCAGTTCAGCACTCTGGAATATATACCTGCAAAATTTCCATCAGTCATCAAGGGAAGATATACCACAGCACAAATACAATTAGGCTGATAGTAGAAGAAG atGCACCAGAGACTGTAACTTTGGGGATAGTTGGACGCGATGAAGAAATTCAAACAGAAATAG GTAAAGAAGAGACACTCAACTGCACAGGTTTCTTCGGTTATTACATACAAGAAGATGCCAACCTCTACTGGTGTTTTAATGATACGTTTCCAAAGAAATGTTCAGGTATTCCTGAGGCTGACCCTCCAATATGTGAAGAAGATTTAATAAATTCACG TTTGGGAAACACGTTTTATATCACAAGGCTTCTAAGGATTAAAAAAGTAAGAGAGGAGGACTTCCATCACAATTTCACCTGCAGACTGCAAGCTGATGATATAACAGACGAAAAAGTAGTGAAACTGAAGAAAG GAAACACTCGAGATCTGCCTATGCATGTATTTACAACTGGAATGatcctttctgtactgtttcCATGTGTTGCTCTGGCTGTGGTAGCTGTCTGTGTGATGTTCAGAGTAGACTTAGTTCTATTCTACAGGAACATAAGCCAAAGAGATGACACTGCTGGAG atggaAAAGAATATGATGCTTTTGTATCTTACCTGAAAGACTGTGTTTCTACTAGTAATGAAGAGAGAGAATTTGCTTTGAAGACATTACCAATGATATTAGAAGAAAACTTTGGGTATAAGCTATGTATATTTGAGAGAGATGTATCTCCTGGAGGAG cTGTTGTTGATGATATCCATTCATTCATTGACAAAAGCCGAAGATTAATCATTATACTGAGTCAGAACTACATTTCTGACAGAGCCATATATGAACTTGAAAGTGGACTGCATAAAGCTCTAGTAGAAAGGAAAACGAAGATTATATTAATTGAATATATGCCTATAAGTGACTACAACTTCTTGCCAGAATCACTGTCTCTTTTGCCATCTAAGAGGGTTGTTCAGtggaaaaaagataaatctcTCCCTGTGAATTCCAGATTTTGGAAGACCCTTCGATACCTAATGCCAGCAAAACCTACCAGGTCAAACACCAAAGAACACTGTATGAATCTAGATCTAGGCTCAGAAGGGACTCAACCATGGACTGGAGGCTGTGACTTTAATACAGTCATATAG